In the genome of Notamacropus eugenii isolate mMacEug1 chromosome 5, mMacEug1.pri_v2, whole genome shotgun sequence, one region contains:
- the GTPBP6 gene encoding putative GTP-binding protein 6 isoform X2: MWTLRAAVRRGLPLVRVACSFRAGFAPDPRDRRVRALSTFGGQSPDKGSSLTGSGGGAIAGRGRKEEDEEEDEAGEEEDEELLLKRELLLPQGAQRVFLLHPDVKWGAKKPTLTRAELQVAEAKALVHTLRSWSVEETMIVSTKTPDKKLVFGKGNFELLTEKIRGSPQITSVFLNVERMSPLTKKELEAAWGVEVFDRFTIVLHIFRCNAMTKEAKLQIALAEIPLLRSNLRNEVAQLDQQGGGSRSMMGSGETLMQLRQRVLKEKEIKIKKALERLKKRRHLLRSQRRKRELPIISVMGYTNCGKTTLIKALTGDAAIQPRDQLFATLDITAHSGSLPSRMSVVYVDTIGFLSQLPHDLIESFSATLEDVAYSDIIIHVRDISHPETDLQKASVLSVLKNLNLPNQLLGSIIEVHNKVDLVERYEPTEPNAITISALLGHGLEKLKTEIESAVLKATGKKLLTLKIKLEGAQLSWLYKEATVQEVDVIPENGTANVKVIISNSAYGKYRKLFPI, translated from the exons ATGTGGACCCTCCGGGCCGCCGTCCGCCGCGGGCTACCGCTGGTCCGTGTGGCCTGCAGCTTCCGTGCGGGGTTTGCGCCAGACCCTCGGGATCGCCGCGTCCGCGCGCTCTCCACCTTTGGCGGCCAGAGCCCGGACAAGGGCAGCTCGCTCACTGGGTCTGGGGGAGGAGCGATTGCCGGGAGAGGCCGGAAAGAGGAGGACGAGGAAGAGGATGAagcaggagaggaagaggatgaagagcTGCTGCTGAAGCGGGAGCTTTTGCTGCCCCAAGGGGCCCAGCGTGTATTTTTGCTTCACCCGGATGTCAAATGGGGAGCTAAGAAACCAACCCTGACCCGAG CTGAACTTCAAGTGGCTGAGGCAAAAGCCCTGGTGCATACTCTGAGGAGCTGGTCAGTGGAAGAGACAATGATCGTTTCTACAAAAACCCCAGACAAGAAGCTGGTGTTTGGCAAAGGGAATTTTGAGCTTCTGACAG aaaaaattaGAGGATCACCACAAATAACTTCTGTCTTCCTGAATGTAGAAAGAATGAGTCCATTGACAAAG aaagaacttGAAGCTGCCTGGGGAGTAGAGGTATTTGACCGGTTCACCATTGTTCTTCATATTTTCCGCTGCAATGCTATGACTAAAGAAGCTAAACTTCAGATTGCTTTGGCTGAAATTCCACTCCTCAG GTCAAATCTGAGAAATGAAGTTGCTCAATTAGATCAGCAAGGTGGTGGCTCTCGCTCTATGATGGGATCAG GAGAAACATTGATGCAGCTACGGCAACGTgtcttaaaagagaaagaaattaaaattaagaaggcCCTGGAGAGGCTTAAGAAAAGAAGACATCTTCTCAGAAGTCAGCGGAGGAAGCGTGAGCTTCCCATTATTTCTGTAATGGGATACACAAATTGTG GAAAAACCACTTTAATCAAAGCTCTGACTGGGGATGCAGCAATTCAACCACGTGATCAGTTATTTGCCACTCTGGATATCACAGCCCATTCTGGATCTTTGCCTTCCCGTATGTCTGTTGTTTATGTAGACACCATTGGATTCCTCTCCCAGCTTCCTCATGATCTTATCGAGTCCTTCTCAGCTACACTGGAAGATGTAGCTTACTCA GACATAATAATCCATGTAAGGGACATCAGTCACCCTGAGACTGACCTCCAGAAAGCAAGCGTTTTGTCTGTTCTGAAAAATCTGAATCTGCCAAACCAGTTACTAGGTTCCATTATAGAAGTTCACAACAAGGTGGATTTAGTAGAACG GTATGAACCCACAGAACCAAATGCTATAACCATTTCTGCTCTTCTTGGGCATGGATTAGAGAAActgaaaacagaaatagaaagtgCAGTTTTGAAAGCAACTGGAAAAAAGCTTCTCACTCTTAAAATTAAGCTGGAAGGAGCTcaactaag CTGGCTTTATAAAGAGGCAACTGTACAGGAAGTTGATGTTATACCTGAGAATGGAACAGCCAACGTAAAAGTCATTATAAGTAATTCAGCTTATGGCAAGTATAGAAAACTCTTTCCAATATAA
- the GTPBP6 gene encoding putative GTP-binding protein 6 isoform X1, producing the protein MWTLRAAVRRGLPLVRVACSFRAGFAPDPRDRRVRALSTFGGQSPDKGSSLTGSGGGAIAGRGRKEEDEEEDEAGEEEDEELLLKRELLLPQGAQRVFLLHPDVKWGAKKPTLTRGPWFLHKAELQVAEAKALVHTLRSWSVEETMIVSTKTPDKKLVFGKGNFELLTEKIRGSPQITSVFLNVERMSPLTKKELEAAWGVEVFDRFTIVLHIFRCNAMTKEAKLQIALAEIPLLRSNLRNEVAQLDQQGGGSRSMMGSGETLMQLRQRVLKEKEIKIKKALERLKKRRHLLRSQRRKRELPIISVMGYTNCGKTTLIKALTGDAAIQPRDQLFATLDITAHSGSLPSRMSVVYVDTIGFLSQLPHDLIESFSATLEDVAYSDIIIHVRDISHPETDLQKASVLSVLKNLNLPNQLLGSIIEVHNKVDLVERYEPTEPNAITISALLGHGLEKLKTEIESAVLKATGKKLLTLKIKLEGAQLSWLYKEATVQEVDVIPENGTANVKVIISNSAYGKYRKLFPI; encoded by the exons ATGTGGACCCTCCGGGCCGCCGTCCGCCGCGGGCTACCGCTGGTCCGTGTGGCCTGCAGCTTCCGTGCGGGGTTTGCGCCAGACCCTCGGGATCGCCGCGTCCGCGCGCTCTCCACCTTTGGCGGCCAGAGCCCGGACAAGGGCAGCTCGCTCACTGGGTCTGGGGGAGGAGCGATTGCCGGGAGAGGCCGGAAAGAGGAGGACGAGGAAGAGGATGAagcaggagaggaagaggatgaagagcTGCTGCTGAAGCGGGAGCTTTTGCTGCCCCAAGGGGCCCAGCGTGTATTTTTGCTTCACCCGGATGTCAAATGGGGAGCTAAGAAACCAACCCTGACCCGAG GGCCTTGGTTTCTCCACAAAGCTGAACTTCAAGTGGCTGAGGCAAAAGCCCTGGTGCATACTCTGAGGAGCTGGTCAGTGGAAGAGACAATGATCGTTTCTACAAAAACCCCAGACAAGAAGCTGGTGTTTGGCAAAGGGAATTTTGAGCTTCTGACAG aaaaaattaGAGGATCACCACAAATAACTTCTGTCTTCCTGAATGTAGAAAGAATGAGTCCATTGACAAAG aaagaacttGAAGCTGCCTGGGGAGTAGAGGTATTTGACCGGTTCACCATTGTTCTTCATATTTTCCGCTGCAATGCTATGACTAAAGAAGCTAAACTTCAGATTGCTTTGGCTGAAATTCCACTCCTCAG GTCAAATCTGAGAAATGAAGTTGCTCAATTAGATCAGCAAGGTGGTGGCTCTCGCTCTATGATGGGATCAG GAGAAACATTGATGCAGCTACGGCAACGTgtcttaaaagagaaagaaattaaaattaagaaggcCCTGGAGAGGCTTAAGAAAAGAAGACATCTTCTCAGAAGTCAGCGGAGGAAGCGTGAGCTTCCCATTATTTCTGTAATGGGATACACAAATTGTG GAAAAACCACTTTAATCAAAGCTCTGACTGGGGATGCAGCAATTCAACCACGTGATCAGTTATTTGCCACTCTGGATATCACAGCCCATTCTGGATCTTTGCCTTCCCGTATGTCTGTTGTTTATGTAGACACCATTGGATTCCTCTCCCAGCTTCCTCATGATCTTATCGAGTCCTTCTCAGCTACACTGGAAGATGTAGCTTACTCA GACATAATAATCCATGTAAGGGACATCAGTCACCCTGAGACTGACCTCCAGAAAGCAAGCGTTTTGTCTGTTCTGAAAAATCTGAATCTGCCAAACCAGTTACTAGGTTCCATTATAGAAGTTCACAACAAGGTGGATTTAGTAGAACG GTATGAACCCACAGAACCAAATGCTATAACCATTTCTGCTCTTCTTGGGCATGGATTAGAGAAActgaaaacagaaatagaaagtgCAGTTTTGAAAGCAACTGGAAAAAAGCTTCTCACTCTTAAAATTAAGCTGGAAGGAGCTcaactaag CTGGCTTTATAAAGAGGCAACTGTACAGGAAGTTGATGTTATACCTGAGAATGGAACAGCCAACGTAAAAGTCATTATAAGTAATTCAGCTTATGGCAAGTATAGAAAACTCTTTCCAATATAA
- the PLCXD1 gene encoding PI-PLC X domain-containing protein 1 isoform X2, with translation MSATNAQWMSELPRKLWDIPLHHLSIPGSHDTMTYCLNKKSPVSQNESKLLQVLNKVAPCITRPVILKWSTTQALNISEQLDAGIRYFDLRIAHMIDGSEKNLHFVHLVYTTALVEDTLTDISEWLQNHPKEVVILACRNFEGMTDELHQYLVACLKNIFGKTLCPRGELLTLKQLWRHGYRVIVSYEDENTVHKHKELWPGIPYWWGNKVKTDDLIRYLESMKESGRPGINLTENFQYILAHLSGSLKKMTLPNLPYLNAWVRKQCPGPGTKCTNIIAGDFIGSDSFVSDVIALNQKLLTE, from the exons AGTGCTACCAATGCACAATGGATGTCTGAGCTGCCTCGCAAACTCTGGGATATCCCTCTTCACCATCTTTCTATTCCAG GGAGTCATGATACAATGACCTACTGCTTGAATAAGAAATCTCCAGTCTCTCAGAATGAATCAAAGCTCCTGCAGGTGCTAAATAAGGTAGCCCCTTGCATCACCCGTCCAGTGATTTTAAAATGGTCAACAACACAG GCACTGAATATAAGTGAACAGTTGGATGCTGGAATCCGGTATTTTGACCTAAGGATTGCCCACATGATCGATGGCTCTGAGAAGAATTTACACTTTGTACATCTTGTGTATACAACAGCCTTAGTGGAG GATACCCTAACAGACATTTCAGAGTGGTTACAGAATCACCCTAAAGAGGTGGTGATATTGGCCTGCAGGAATTTCGAAGGAATGACTGATGAACTTCATCAGTATCTTGTCGCctgtttaaaaaacatttttggaaaAACACTGTGTCCCAGAGGT GAACTGTTGACACTGAAGCAACTTTGGAGACATGGTTACAGGGTTATTGTTTCATATGAAGATGAGAATACTGTGCATAAGCACAAGGAGCTATGGCCTGGGATTCCCTATTGGTGGGGAAATAAGGTGAAAACAGATGATCTGATCCGTTATTTGGAATCGATGAAAGAATCTGGACGCCCag GGATTAACCTTACTGAAAACTTTCAATATATTCTGGCCCATCTGTCTGGATCACTGAAGAAGATGACTTTGCCTAACCTCCCATACCTGAATGCATGGGTTCGGAAACAGTGTCCTGGGCCAGGGACAAAGTGTACCAACATCATTGCCGGAGACTTCATAGGATCTGACAGTTTTGTCAGTGATGTCATTGCTCTTAATCAAAAACTTCTTACGGAGtga
- the PLCXD1 gene encoding PI-PLC X domain-containing protein 1 isoform X1 — protein MSATNAQWMSELPRKLWDIPLHHLSIPGSHDTMTYCLNKKSPVSQNESKLLQVLNKVAPCITRPVILKWSTTQALNISEQLDAGIRYFDLRIAHMIDGSEKNLHFVHLVYTTALVEDTLTDISEWLQNHPKEVVILACRNFEGMTDELHQYLVACLKNIFGKTLCPRGELLTLKQLWRHGYRVIVSYEDENTVHKHKELWPGIPYWWGNKVKTDDLIRYLESMKESGRPDGFFVAGINLTENFQYILAHLSGSLKKMTLPNLPYLNAWVRKQCPGPGTKCTNIIAGDFIGSDSFVSDVIALNQKLLTE, from the exons AGTGCTACCAATGCACAATGGATGTCTGAGCTGCCTCGCAAACTCTGGGATATCCCTCTTCACCATCTTTCTATTCCAG GGAGTCATGATACAATGACCTACTGCTTGAATAAGAAATCTCCAGTCTCTCAGAATGAATCAAAGCTCCTGCAGGTGCTAAATAAGGTAGCCCCTTGCATCACCCGTCCAGTGATTTTAAAATGGTCAACAACACAG GCACTGAATATAAGTGAACAGTTGGATGCTGGAATCCGGTATTTTGACCTAAGGATTGCCCACATGATCGATGGCTCTGAGAAGAATTTACACTTTGTACATCTTGTGTATACAACAGCCTTAGTGGAG GATACCCTAACAGACATTTCAGAGTGGTTACAGAATCACCCTAAAGAGGTGGTGATATTGGCCTGCAGGAATTTCGAAGGAATGACTGATGAACTTCATCAGTATCTTGTCGCctgtttaaaaaacatttttggaaaAACACTGTGTCCCAGAGGT GAACTGTTGACACTGAAGCAACTTTGGAGACATGGTTACAGGGTTATTGTTTCATATGAAGATGAGAATACTGTGCATAAGCACAAGGAGCTATGGCCTGGGATTCCCTATTGGTGGGGAAATAAGGTGAAAACAGATGATCTGATCCGTTATTTGGAATCGATGAAAGAATCTGGACGCCCag ATGGATTTTTTGTTGCAGGGATTAACCTTACTGAAAACTTTCAATATATTCTGGCCCATCTGTCTGGATCACTGAAGAAGATGACTTTGCCTAACCTCCCATACCTGAATGCATGGGTTCGGAAACAGTGTCCTGGGCCAGGGACAAAGTGTACCAACATCATTGCCGGAGACTTCATAGGATCTGACAGTTTTGTCAGTGATGTCATTGCTCTTAATCAAAAACTTCTTACGGAGtga